In Trichomycterus rosablanca isolate fTriRos1 chromosome 2, fTriRos1.hap1, whole genome shotgun sequence, the genomic window tttcactttgtcattgtggctattttgtgtagaattttgtgacaaaaaatgaactcaatctacagcattagaatgagtctgtaatgtaataaaatgtggagtaGGTGAAAgtggtgtgcagactttctggcttgactgtggCTGGTAGAGTGGATTCCACACAGCAACTTAGACTCGATCCTCCTGTTTAAAATCTGTCTTTAAAGAGTTGTGCATGTTTGTGATGGGTTACCTCTGAATAATTGAGGTAATTATGagattactgtatttattttgcaCATTTATGAGAGCAGCAGATAGCCAGACTAGCCCACTACCAGtgagatctggggtttgaatcaGCGGCATTATTATCtggttgggcgtctacacagacatgattaccTATGTCTGAGGAAGATGGGCATGGCTGAACAGCTTAGCAATTGGAAGGTACACGTCAGTgagctctcagtgccggtccatAGCCCGGATAAAATGAGGAGAGTAGCATTAGAAAGGGCATTCGTTGTAAAACCATGCCCTGTTCCAATTTAGGTATTTTACATATGTATGAATATTAATTTGAAGCTGTTTAGCTTAAGTTCAAAAGCAAACATAAGATGCACTTGATTGTGACAGGGTTTTCTGTAATTTTACAGTGGGTTCCAATGCTAATACCCTTTCCACAActggaatggaccatcacagagtgGGAACAAGAcaagcaacaagtccaaaatctgtcccaactatttctgatttggggttgtgatATTAGGTTGTATTCGCCACAGTGAGACATGATTGAAAATTAACATTGCACATTCTCTGCACATTGGTTTATTAAACAGTAGTCTAACCTGTCaaaatacactgatgaggcataacattatgaccaccttcctaatattgcgtTGGTCtactttttgctgccaaaacagcccttacctgttgaggcatggactccattagacccctaaaggtgtgctgtggtatctggcaccaagatgttagcaacTCCTGCAAGTTGCGAGATGGGGCCTCCacgtttggcccttgtcaaagtcacatttttcctgcttccaacacatcaactttgaggataaaatgttcacttgctgcctaatatatcccacccactaacaggtgccgtgatgaaaagataatcagtgttattcacttcaccttacATTGGTCACAACAACAGAGGTGACTGAAATAGTCAACcataatatttgtttttttgtttctgggacatctgaatgaataaaacatACAAACTTTACAAACAGGCCTATTTGTTTCTATACTTAAAGAATGAACAACCAAAAAAAATGACAACCAAGAGAAATTCAACTCATGTTTACCTGTTTTAATAAACCCTGATTACAGTTTTAATTACAACTTAAAAAAGGAAAACTAAAGAATACATTTTCTCATGATGTCAAGTTACATACATAGCGTGTTACACAAAACTgcaaagacagaaagaatatGTGTATGTCAGAGAGATAAACGATGGATACATGTACAGAAAATAAGAGACATCATATACACAATAAAGAAACacgttttttaaacattttcataCAGTCCCCAAAATggcaaaaatatatatgtacacGATCAAATGAGAACATATTACAATGAAAATAATGTGACAGCATATTGTTACCCCTTCTCTTTATCTGGCATATTAATAATTAACTACAAAAGCCAGAAAACGTACAATATTAGGAAATATGCTGTGTAAAAATCTGAATCTTTTGGGGTACATCAGATCAACTAAAATAATCAATTATATGAAGAATATGTATAATTAAAAAGGctaaagtgtatatatatatatatatatatatatatatatatatatatatatatatatatatatacatacacaccaatcagccattacattaaaaccaccttgtttctactacactcactgttcatttaatcagctccacttaccatatagaagcaccttgtagttctacaattactgactgtagtccatctgtttctctgcatgctttgttagccccctttcatgctgttcttcaatggtcaggactctcccaggaccactacagagcaggtattatttgggtggtggatcattctcagcactgcagtgacactgacatggtggtggtgtgttagtgtgtgttgtgctggcatgagtggatcagacacagcagtgctgatggagtttttaaacatctcactgtcactgctggactgagaatagtccaccaaccaaaaatatccagccaacagcatcctgtgaccactgatgaaggtctagaagatgaccaactcaaatagcaacaacagatgagcgatcgtctctgactttatatctacaaggtggaccaactagatgaatgtctaataaagtggaaagtgagtgaacacggtatttaaaaactccagcagtgctgctgtgtctgatccactcataccagcacaacacacactaacacaccaccaccatgtcagtgtcactgcagaactGAGAatgtccaccacctaaataataccggctctgtggtgatcctgtgggggtcctgactattgaaaaacagggtgaaagcaggttaaaaaagtatgcagagaaacagatcgactacagtcagtaattgtagaaattgaagtgcttctatatggtaagtggagctgataaaatggacagtgagtgtagaaacaaggtggttttaatgttatgcctgatcggtgtatatataaactaCAAGTTGAGTAAGGCAGGTGGTTGGTTGTTTTTAGGGCTGATGCATACTGACTGGAACTAAAGCTGTGAAAAAAGCTGGTACTGCTTAATGATTATTAATGGTAATCTACTTACTAACACTGGCACAGATTGTTAACTGTGAGGTATGTAATGCGAAGGCAACGACAACAAAAATTTGTAATTTAAAGGGAACCGTCACATACAGCCATTTTAATAACAGCAAGGGTTTACAAATGCCAGTTTAAAATAAGAAAATCTAACCTTTCCTCACAACCATTAATCAGTGAAGAGAGTAACAGTGACATCACTGTGTCTCTATCATACAAAAGAAAAGTTCAATTTCTTTTATACCCAGACTGCACATTTACACCTTGATTATGCTTGGGAGTTCTTTTCCTGCGTGATATAGACATGGTGATGTCAAAAGGCTCTTGCGTAAACCAACACTTTCTAATTTCTTTACTATAAAGTTGTATCTAAAACAAGGCAATAAACAAAGCCCGGTGCAAGATTAGGTCCCGTACCATGTAGTGACATTTTAGTTATGGGAATAAACAGGGTTTTCTGGTTCTCAAAGACTTGAGAGGAAAAATCGGTGTGAACAAACGTGTGTTTGTGACTGCTGCAGAAATATACAAACGACTATTAAATGGAAGAAAAGATTCAGTTCTTagatcttttcttttaaaaacactttgttCATACTAGTTAAAGCACTGTAGAATCCACATGACTATATACACCATCACCTTATGCATAATTTCTATATattcttattttaaaaaatagaattATCAAAACCAGGTCTGTTTTGAATATAGATCatctgtataaaatatatatatttagtttatGCAATACATGAAGAACTCAACGGGCTTCGGTTTAATTCTATTTgtgatattttttataataataataacaataaaaacgcAAGTCGAAGGCAGAATAGCAGTATTTGAAGTCATGTTTAAGGCTTCTTTATGTGTTTGTGGGAGAATCTGGGACAGCAAGTCTCTGGCTTGCATACATAAAGGCACCACCATACTTAATGAAATTGAGTTAAGGTTAGGTCTTATTAACCTATGACTGAGATCTGAGCTCACATACCTGTTGTGCTTTATTCTTTGGACTGGCTTTAAAGACATACGCTAGATCATAACTCGCAGCTTTAAAAGAGACCCATAATGGTGAACTGCTGTTTCTTTCAGCAttgcttaaaataaaacatctaaAATGAGGGAATATGCATTACAATCTATTATATCGGAGAtgcatctatatatatatatttcaaattaagctagaaaaaaaaaaaatcaagtggTCCCTTTGACAGAGGCTGATCTAAAATTGAAGCGAGTGGCGAGTTGTTCCTGAATGTCCCTGGACCACTTTTGGTCAAAAAAGATATTGTTTAGCAGTTAGTGTATAAGCATCAACAGATTTAAAGGCAGTGAGAACAAAAGGCCTGTTTTGAGAACAAAAGGCAAGGTTGTTCAGCAAAGGCAAGGTTGTTCGGCAAAGTTCGACTTGTTCAGCAGAGGTCCCTGCACGGACCTGAGTCTTGTTAAGGAACTGCATGGTGACCAATAATAAACCTGTCGGCAAGCTCACGTCTGAGGAAAATGTCCATCTTCGCATGATGCCATTTAAAAAGTCTAGCTTTGAACAAGGCCATGGCACAATAGATAACGAAGTGAGCATGGACATTTCTGAATCTCTGTTTAAAAAGTCTTTACCCCTCTCGGTTTTTGCCATCTATATTGTAATTGTGTGCACTGACCACTTAGCCAGGCACTGTTATCTATTCCATCCATTAAGAAAGAGGTGCAGAGGAGGCACATTAACCCATGTTATAATGCGTGCCTACATAATCTGTTCATATCTGACTTTGATGGGATGAACTTACAAAACAGACAGGTCTGATGTTCGAGGACAGAACATAAGCGCAAGGAGGAGCGCTCAGTTTTAGCCATTTGTAGTGTCTCAGCACCCTGAAGTGAGTAAAGCTGTGATTCTGCAGGTGTATTAGTTCAATGCATGAATCTTCAGGTATTCATGTGAAGAAAATGGCTTTAAGCGACCGTGTGTCATTCAGAAAATAGTCCTGAATGTGCAATTAAAAAACACTGCTCCACTCTCCTATTTTCCCTTAGCAGCCACTGTTTTCCAAAGAGAGTTGCGCTGTTGCTCTTTGAAGCTCAGAGCTCACTCTCCTTTGGCCCGTGCCCAGGGGTGCCACCAAGTTTATGGGACTCCTTGCCTCATGGCATTGCTGCGGCTCTTTATCAGACGGCTCCACCCTCTCGGCACGGCTTTTCTTGTCTTCTGCCTCCTCTGTCTCGGCCTCCATGCGCTGGTCTTCACTCCAACGGCGCTTGAAGCGCAGCTTAAGCGGGATGCAATGGTTGCCGCTGGGACTGCTTGGAGCTCCCTGTACCAGACCAAACTCTCTGGGTTCAGATTTGAGACCTGGTGAGGCCACACCAGCCCCTGTGGCAATGCCACTGGCAGTTCCAAAGGGAGGTGCAGCTGGAGTCTTGAACACATCTTCGTCGAGGAAGTCGTCCTCCTCGTCGACGATGCCGTTGTGGCAGGGAGCGGCGTTGCTTCCATTTGTGTGAGAGGGGACAAAGACATCGCAGTTGTCATCTTCCTCGCTAATATCAGTGACCTCTACCTCTTCCTCTGTCTCTATATCAGAGACAGGCTCGACCTAGAAAAAAAAGGTGCAATGCTTTAACAATTTTGtaacttattattaattaatatatttattatatattcataacaattaattaaatacacaCCTTGATCTTTGGCAGCCCTCCAGAGCCACTATTGGCCAATCTAGATGAGGCAGAGTTGGAATCCAAGCCCGTTGCAGAACCGCACTCGCCACCAAATGAGCCTGCGAAGGTAGAGTCTAAAGAACTGTGCCCTGGAGCTGAGGGGGGCAGGCAGTCCCTGTGCTTGCGTCCGAGTGGTGGCGGCTGCAGCTTGAACTTGAAGGGTGAGAACTGGGGCTCTTCAGGCTGCTGATGGTGCAGTGGGTGAGAAGCAAGGTGTGAGCCGGCTGCTGACACCGCCAAGCTCTTCTCAGGACGCTGTGGCTGCGGCACAACAATGCTTGGATAGTGGGGGAAGGCGCGTGGGCTTAGGTGATAGTTGTAAACACTTTGTGCATGTGCCTGCAAATAGCGCTTCATGTCCTCTGGGCTAAAGGAGAAACGTGAGGAAGGCATGGGTGATGCCAGCGAAGGTGAGGGAGTGTAGGGGAGGTGTGAGGTTGGCGTCGAGGTCAAGGAAAGTGCGGGAGAGAGCGGCGGGGCTAGCATAGGGCCTCCAGGAAGAGGAGAGGCAGGGAAGAGTCCCGTGGCTGGAGGAGGAACCCCGTACATGCGGAACAGTGAGTCATGGGTGAGGCGAGGGTGATGAGGTAAAAGAAGGGACCTGAAGGCCCGTTCGGCTGGGCGGTCGTCGCTTGCATTTATGCCCACCTCTTCTAGCTCAGAGGCCACAGAGGTGCCGTCGCTGCAGTCAGACACAGAGCCACGGGCCGCCCGACGTGCCACACTGGCGAACACACCAGGACTGCGTAACTCTTCACCTCCTGGAGAGAAAAGATCAGATGGAGTGGAGGGAGGGAAACGGAAGTGGGTGCCCATGCCAGATGGAACAGGAGGAGCACTCTGAGGCACGTTTGAACCTAAATGGAAAAGCGAAGAGAGATAAAAcatatgaagaaaaaaaatacatttaaacttcCAGTTTCAAAAAGCTCTTTGTTTAAAAACCTCAAGCAAAGCACTTGCATTTACTAATTgaattagggacagtggtagccctgtgggtagagctttggatgATCAATTTaaaagttgagagtttgaatcccagctctgccattcagccactgttgggtccttgagcaaggcccttaaccctttcagcTCCAGGgctacaatagctgaccctgcactctaacCCCAGCCTCCagacaagctggaatatgtgaaaaaagaactttgctgtactgtacctgtatacatatatatgacaaatacatCTATAACTATGTATACTTTATGAAAATGGAGGGTTGTGAAAGTTAATTGTGCTCACCCTATATTATCCTAATTATCTTGTGTGCCAACATTAAACCAAATTTCACAATTCAAGCAATGGTCCTGTAAACACAACTTGACCAAACTGATATTTACCTCCCGATCCCATGTCTATGAATGGGTAGTTGACCAGCACCAGCTTGTTGAAGTTAAACTTATAGGTGAACCTTTTTCCTTTAGTCTTGTGCAGGATCCGTTTGTTGTAGTAGTAtctgagaggaaaaaaaaaagtgttggcATGGTTACGAATCCGTGAAAGACTCGGCTGTCTTTAAATTAACCTTAGCTTCTACCCTATTACACAGCCACATATACATTAGATGACACTGCAGTACTGATTTGTGGTTGTTAACAGGAAGTACAATTCtaaccagaaaaaaaacacaatgacatctttctttctttttgtctaaAGGAAACTGTTCTGTTTAAAAAGAAGCACTAAGCTCTGAGAGGCTGATTACAAGCTCACTGACAGGAAACCTGACATATTTTATAGCAtcctttataataaaaataaagcaaaaaagtatgtaacaCAATTGGCTTTTACTGAATATTCTTTCAGTATATCTCTCTGTTTTAAATTTACACACTATCTAATGATCAGCATGATCTAATATCTATGTCAAAGATACATTTAGAAAATTAAGCTCTGTAGCAATCATGGTAAAACGtactactaataaaaaaggcaaaAGGCAAGCCagcagtcatttaaaaaaaaaaaggatgacccgaaaacagtgtaaataacagTACAACTAGTAATAAACGACACTGCAACCACCTCTGGTCCTACATCCTTTGGGAAAAAAGTAGAACTATAAAACGAAAACTTAACTTAATTTCTGTTTAACAAAATAAGGATTGTATGTATTAGccaaaaacatacatttttattttatttatttaaccaggcaagtcattaggaactgcttcttatttacaatggcgGATACACTTACATAGAGTGGCAAATTGGCAATATACAGGTCAAAATCACTACATCAACTACAAAGATGTAAAAAGCTCATTGTTTCACTTCCAAAATGTCAGCAAATTTTATTGCCCGTTTGCTTTTTTGCGGATCCTATATTAACGGTTTTGCTACAGCAAATCTGGTCCACATATTgtacttggcacagtttttaagcTGGATGCCCTTTATGATTTAACCATCCTTTTTTTATTCAGGCCTGGGACTGGTCttcagagcacactgacaagtgcacctctcataataagtaaaaatagaTAGCATTACTTCCAAGGTAAAAACACATTGttgaatacagtggtaccttaaaaatcaacatcaattggttatgggactggtgttgagttatttttttcccataaggatgtatgggaaaccagtcaatgcattccatggtcccgtggacttgcatatattttaggctaatgtaaaataatggggttgtttttgacacttatacactaaaaataacactaaaatacaatatacaaaaccctgaaataaaaagctgattcttacaatttctcagaacctcgagctgtaccacaagtttaaaagtgaaacagttagGAAAACCCAGCTAAAcaaagatacatgtggagctttcagagtgactGTTACTTcatacaaatgcagatttgtctcatattcacactttgatcacgtattactgcaccgctcaatctgagtgctgagcaaagcgactgtttattgttaatttgaaattaaataaatgagaaaaaaaaaaaaaactaaacacgtTGAGTTcaagggaaacattgagtttaagggtaaaaaTATCTCAACGAAGGGTGtggagttttaaagattttgagtttaggggatgttgagttacaagataccactgtactTCTTTTCACACCTGTACCTATCAAAAGTGGACTGGAAAAGGATGCATGCAAAATAAATATAGTGGGATAAAATAGTGAGGTATAATAAAACCTTTAACTCAGTCTGTGGCCCTACAATGCTGTCTAAATTTGGATATGCTTTTTGCACTTATTTTACCTGTTCCATACACTAAAGTAGGGGAAAACTGTCGACTTGCACACGTTTGGAAATGTTTAGATGGGTGGTATAACAAGGACTGTGGTACACTTTACTTTTAGAGTTATTTTCTATTTACAGTGGCTGCCTGCAAAAATCCAATTTTGACTACAGTCATGCACATGAAATGTATGACCGTAGATGGTATAGTTTCTAACTTTTAAAGCAGTATTAACACATCATAATGATTTCGTTTAGTAAGTCAGGATCACGTCGAAGCTTTAAATTAGGTCCAGAGGACATGAAGAAGGCAAATTATGCATATTAATACTcttctgaataataataataataaaaaaataaataattgatatTTCAAATAACCTCAAAATATCAATAACTGGGATACAGCTTGGCTAACAAATTTAGctttttgtcaatttatttgGCCTGGGTATGACTGTGGTGCATATTCATGCATTCTTATAATAAAGTTTTTCAGCAGTGTGGTTTACAGGAACAAAGACAGAACAGAAAAAagagaatgcacaaacacacacacaaaacacacttcGAGGCACAAAAACACATTGgtgtgcacactctttgaaGTGCATTTGAACTTGCTTCCAAAAGAGACATAAAAGTGCTATCTCTGTTCTCACACATGCTGCTGTATAGCTTTTACTTCCTGACTGGAGGCATTGCACATGCCACCAAAGCAATCATTCAATCCTTTTTATTGCGGAATTTAAAAAAGCTCACATCTGGATGAAGCTTTTCTGGGTTATAACTTGCTTTATAAAAATAAGACCCACAGAACAGTTAAATCAGAGAGAAATATTCGTTATAGGTTTTCATATACATTGGCTGACAAGTATTATAAAATATCAATAATACAATGAAAGTATGTTAAAGGTGGTCATTTTATTAGCTTAATTTTGTGgaaatacaattactgtctgtagccCATCTGTCGCACTGTACACCCTCCACCTTTGCATTAATTGTAAGGGAGTCTAATAGGACTACAACTGACAGTgttttatttgggtgatggatcgtTCTCAGCCCTGCAATGACACCGACATGGTAAAGACAtggttgttgggatttttatatACTATTACAACTTACTGtcctttttattaggaacattatatatatatgttggtatgtatatatgtatggtATTGTGCAAAAGGCCAACATTAGATTTGATGTTTTAGGAATGGTATAACGACCATATATTAATATCTCTCAGCCTCTTTATTAGAATACAAccagaaaatacagaaaatttgtatacagtattaataaCAAACCAAAAAACTAAATTTAAAGAAGATCTCTGGGAGGTGCTAAAAGAACCCTGGTATAACATACCAGAAGATTACTTCAAAAAAATTCAGAACAGTTTCTCAAAAGAGTTCAAGATGTGCTTAGAGCCAAGGGAGGCTTCCTTTGGGTGCTACAGTTTACTCCcacgtccaaagacatgcaaacagGCCAATTTAGAGCTACTGTGTGTGCCTGTCCTGTGCTGGACTGGCAGTCTGCCTGGGACGTTTcttgcttcttttttttattgtattgatacagtttaaaaataaaaacacagtaggcTTTGGTACATTGAACATGTTACTTTGGTGCAACACTATGCTAATAAGTGTGCATTAAGCATTTAAATGATATTATTTATGACCCACCCCCTGTTTGAGGAACAGCAAAAGAGCAATAATAGCCGCAGGATGTTATACAATGCCAACCTGGTAAACTGCTGGTAGAGTCATGGTCTGTGCTCATGAGTTTTCCAAAAGTACATtcaattaatgaaaataaaccGATGAACAGACAGGTAAAACAACAGGCAAATGCAGTGACCAGGTGAAATACACCTGTTCCCCAATCCTTTGGGAAAATGCACTACCTCCAGTGTAACATTCAAGAGttccacagtttttacaccttaGCCATGCTTATCAACAGTAATTGGGAGTCTCTTTCCCTATCTGTTTCCTTCCTTGTTCTCTTCACTCCTAAAGGTGGACATTCTCAGAAGCAGCAAAGACAGCACTCATTTTGTTAGTGCACAGCTGATGTGATCTGGACTGTTATGGGATGGAAAGAACAGGTTCAACGGGTTTGAGTGGGCATTTACAGTTGCCACGGAGACTAGCACGAATACATGAACAACATGCAGACTGAGAAGAACTGTGGCATAGAGGAAGAACAGCAAATGAAAACCGGAATGGGATGAAAGTGACAGGGTGGGAAAGAACAAGCTTTGAAGAGGCGAAGTGAGATTAGGCAGTAAACTTATTAGGTACTAGGATGGATAGTTTTAATTGTGATAAACAGggttaaagtaaaaataaggtgtaaaaaaacatatttagaaAAGTAtcccaaaacaaaataaaaacaacaactagtctaaaataaagcaaaagtCTTCAGAGGAAATACCACCCTTAAAtgcttaaaaataaacacatttgtgtACATTAATTTATATTTGCTTAGGTGCAGGTGCTAGTGTATCAGGGTAGTGT contains:
- the erf gene encoding ETS domain-containing transcription factor ERF; its protein translation is MKTPGDSGFAFPEWAYKPESSPGSRQIQLWHFILELLRKEQYHDVIAWQGDYGEFVIKDPDEVARLWGARKCKPQMNYDKLSRALRYYYNKRILHKTKGKRFTYKFNFNKLVLVNYPFIDMGSGGSNVPQSAPPVPSGMGTHFRFPPSTPSDLFSPGGEELRSPGVFASVARRAARGSVSDCSDGTSVASELEEVGINASDDRPAERAFRSLLLPHHPRLTHDSLFRMYGVPPPATGLFPASPLPGGPMLAPPLSPALSLTSTPTSHLPYTPSPSLASPMPSSRFSFSPEDMKRYLQAHAQSVYNYHLSPRAFPHYPSIVVPQPQRPEKSLAVSAAGSHLASHPLHHQQPEEPQFSPFKFKLQPPPLGRKHRDCLPPSAPGHSSLDSTFAGSFGGECGSATGLDSNSASSRLANSGSGGLPKIKVEPVSDIETEEEVEVTDISEEDDNCDVFVPSHTNGSNAAPCHNGIVDEEDDFLDEDVFKTPAAPPFGTASGIATGAGVASPGLKSEPREFGLVQGAPSSPSGNHCIPLKLRFKRRWSEDQRMEAETEEAEDKKSRAERVEPSDKEPQQCHEARSPINLVAPLGTGQRRVSSELQRATAQLSLENSGC